The following coding sequences are from one Musa acuminata AAA Group cultivar baxijiao chromosome BXJ2-4, Cavendish_Baxijiao_AAA, whole genome shotgun sequence window:
- the LOC135586407 gene encoding probable methyltransferase PMT17, whose protein sequence is MARDNNGSPKIHQLDSNRWSVTYVLVVVGLCITFYILGAWQNTTPPTLDPTSNLATNAGCDCPCLRPGGSSSTNAVLDFDAHHESNLNMTPATNDKFPPCDLNFSEYTPCHDRTRGRRFERAMLVYRERHCPGNDELIRCLIPAPPKYKTPFKWPQSRDYAWYDNIPHKELSIEKAVQNWIQVDGDRFRFPGGGTMFPRGADAYIDDINALISLTDGSIRTAIDTGCGVASWGAYLLRRDIVTMSFAPRDTHEAQVQFALERGVPAMIGVMATQRLPYPARAFDMAHCSRCLIPWHAFDGLYLIEVDRVLRPGGFWILSGPPIHWKKYYQGWERTQEDLKNEQDSIEEVAKRLCWKKYIEKEDLAIWQKPFNHMECIESRKIYETTPQICKKDNADAGWYKKMEACITPLPEVSSPDEVAGEVLEKWPERAFAVPPRISRGTIPGLDSRKFEEDNAMWKERVTHYKKIILPLPKGRYRNVMDMNANLGGFAAALVKYPVWVMNVVPASSNQDTLGVIYERGFIGTYQDWCEAFSTYPRTYDLIHADGVFSIYQDRCDITYILLEMDRILRPEGTVIVRDTVEVLTKVQAITDGMRWNNQIIDHESGPFNPEKILVAVKTYWTADPSTQQ, encoded by the exons ATGGCCAGAGACAATAATGGGTCTCCCAAGATCCATCAGCTGGATTCGAACAGATGGAGCGTCACCTACGTCTTGGTCGTCGTTGGTCTCTGCATCACGTTCTACATCCTTGGAGCTTGGCAGAACACCACTCCGCCCACCCTCGACCCCACCTCCAACCTGGCCACCAATGCCGGATGCGACTGTCCCTGTCTGCGCCCCGGTGGCTCGTCATCCACCAATGCGGTTCTCGATTTCGACGCTCACCACGAGTCGAACCTCAACATGACGCCGGCGACGAACGACAAGTTTCCGCCTTGTGACCTAAACTTCAGCGAGTACACGCCTTGCCACGATCGAACCAGGGGAAGGAGGTTCGAGAGGGCGATGCTGGTGTACCGGGAGCGGCACTGCCCCGGCAACGACGAGCTCATCCGGTGTCTCATCCCTGCTCCGCCCAAGTACAAGACGCCATTCAAGTGGCCGCAGAGCAGAGACTACGCCTGGTACGACAACATCCCCCACAAGGAGCTCAGCATCGAGAAGGCCGTGCAGAACTGGATCCAGGTGGACGGCGACCGGTTCAGGTTCCCCGGCGGCGGCACCATGTTCCCACGCGGTGCCGACGCTTACATCGACGACATAAATGCGCTCATCTCCCTGACCGACGGCAGCATCAGGACCGCCATCGACACGGGTTGCGGA GTCGCCAGTTGGGGTGCTTATCTTTTGAGGAGGGACATCGTGACGATGTCGTTCGCCCCGAGAGACACACATGAAGCGCAGGTGCAGTTCGCTCTGGAGCGCGGAGTTCCGGCCATGATCGGAGTTATGGCCACGCAGAGGCTGCCGTATCCCGCTCGAGCTTTCGACATGGCTCACTGTTCCCGGTGTCTGATTCCTTGGCACGCTTTCG ATGGTCTGTATCTGATCGAGGTGGATCGAGTTCTAAGACCAGGAGGGTTCTGGATTCTGTCCGGTCCTCCAATCCACTGGAAGAAGTACTACCAAGGCTGggaaagaactcaagaagacctcaAGAACGAGCAGGACTCGATCGAGGAAGTCGCGAAGCGGCTGTGCTGgaagaaatatatcgagaaggaGGATCTCGCGATCTGGCAGAAGCCATTCAACCACATGGAATGCATCGAAAGCCGAAAGATCTACGAGACGACGCCCCAGATTTGCAAGAAGGACAACGCCGATGCTGGCTG GTACAAGAAGATGGAGGCCTGCATAACCCCATTGCCGGAGGTGAGCAGCCCAGATGAAGTCGCAGGCGAGGTGCTCGAGAAATGGCCCGAGAGGGCATTCGCCGTCCCGCCGAGAATAAGCAGGGGCACAATCCCCGGGCTGGACTCCAGGAAATTCGAAGAAGACAACGCGATGTGGAAGGAGCGGGTGACACACTACAAGAAGATCATCCTGCCGTTGCCCAAAGGGCGGTACCGGAACGTGATGGACATGAACGCCAACTTGGGTGGATTCGCGGCGGCTCTGGTGAAGTATCCCGTGTGGGTGATGAACGTGGTGCCTGCAAGCTCCAACCAAGACACCCTCGGCGTCATCTACGAGCGGGGATTCATCGGAACGTATCAGGACTGGTGTGAGGCCTTCTCCACTTATCCTCGGACGTACGACCTCATCCACGCCGACGGTGTCTTCAGCATCTATCAGGACAG GTGCGACATTACCTACATCCTCCTGGAGATGGACAGGATACTGAGGCCGGAGGGGACGGTGATCGTTCGCGACACGGTGGAGGTGCTCACCAAGGTGCAGGCGATCACAGATGGGATGAGATGGAACAACCAGATCATCGACCATGAAAGCGGACCTTTCAACCCGGAGAAGATACTGGTGGCGGTCAAGACTTACTGGACTGCTGACCCCTCCACGCAGCAGTAG